atgctgtgggtaaaacagtaccaccatgacctctaatataatgtattaaaactttataaagatatatttttccactaccacctggaccatccagGAAAAAGCATTTGGagtgtacagtttgatctttgatggctgaagttatagtctgaaaggctgccaactgttcatcattcagagaatttatcaaaacctgtGCCTGTTGTCTCTCATATGATTCATCACGTGTATTTGTATTCATTAATGAAGGATAGTCCtgaagtttgaaatgtgaacatttcattccatgcaatgtgaatacctcttgaatttcgttaagggcatgaatttcacagtttacacaggcaccttctcttcgGTGTGATTttggcgctgccatcttgtgttacaggattcccacctctgctgtgggggctgccatcttgttacaatgtgatggtcaatttgcatattccctctttattagataggatatttcagAAAACATGTGCAAACAGGAGAGGCCAGGTGTAGTACTAGTATATCCTAACAGCCATCATATTGGATAATGTAGCTCTAACCCACCGTGTGACTTTGGGTAAAACTCTCAGCTTCTCAGTGCTTCACTCTCCTTATCAATAAAGTGGGATGAAAAAATACCCACCTCAAAGGGTAAAGCTCTTCATACCCATCAGTGATTCCTGGGTCTGGAACAAGGACCTAAGCATAGTGCCAAATCACACAGCACCATAGGAGCCAGGACCTGAGTCAGGAACATCCATGGTGGCAATTTTCCAAGGTTAAGAAagtgcaggttccatccctgaaTTCAAGAGGTCAGGATTGTCTGTCCGCTcctcctgggtcagaggtgtaTGATTTAACTGCCAGGGTCAGGTCCCTGGGTCTAGCAAGGGGTTTGCCTAACATTGCAGGAAAGATGCTGCCTCATCTCCCCCCATCTCCTTTTaaaggaaagacacagagagcagTGGAAAGCCAGGCTGAGACCATGGCAGGTGCACATGCACATACTCAAGCACATACCTGGCAAGTAGGGACCGAGCCTGCCAGAGGCTCAGAGTGATGATAGCGACGGACACCAGCCCCGTGGACATCAATCAAACTGGACCAGGTCTCTGCACTTCTGGAGTTCAGGGTCTAAAGGGGGAAACAGAGACACTGAGACAGAGATAATGAGataggcacatacacacacagattaTCAGAGAGGATCCTAGAAACATCCTCTGAGTGAAGACAGagctagaaaaataaagagaactgcTGGCACTGGTCAGAGCAATCAGAGATCCAGGGACCCAAATATGCCCCCAGCCAGGTCTCAGTCCCTCTGTCTTTTCCCACCTACCCCTCCACCTCAGAGTCTCACCAGTTCTGTGTCCCTCCCCACTCCTCTGTCTCTCTCGTCATTCCCATCTGTAGCTGCTACAGAAAGGAGGGTGAAGGAAGAGATCTGGAGATAGACATTGAGCACTGAGCACCCAAAGGCCCTACAAACACAGGGATGAGAAGGTGCAcaaacacacaagcacacacaagGACACATACCACCAGCACCATGCAAAAGCAAACACCCCTTCACATATGAATCCATAGCAATACATGTAAGCCTGTGCACATGCAAAATATGTACATAAGTACATGCAGACTCATACAcaaaacacactcacacatgtaCATCAATACAAATACCCCTTCACATAAAAAATCATACTAGTGCACACAGATGCAAGCAGGCGTGGGCAGACATGCAAGCATAAACACACAAACAAGGCCACAACAAGTAGACAGTGCATACTCACCTGTACCCCCAAAATAAACACGTGAGCTCTCACGAGCACTCATGCTGACCTTTGTAACCACCACAGTGTCTCTGCCAACATCTGGGGAGTGGTTGCTGAGGTAGGAAGAAAGCAAGTTACTGGACAGGAAGTATGGGCCCTTTAGAACCTCTCTCAAGTTCAGGCTCCTAGACAATgtcagaggggaggcggggaatGGATAAAGTTACATAACTGGGTGAGGAGGCAGGATCAGTATAAAAGGCCCAAGTTGAGACTGCAGTGGGTTGGAAGGCAGTCAGATTGGGACTATGGAGCTCagtgtcctcctcctccttgctctCATCACAGGACTCTTGATTCTCCTGGCCAAGGGCCACCCAAAGGCACATGGCCATCTTCCGCCAGGCCCCCGTCCTCTGCCCTTCTTCGGGAACCTTCTGCAGATGGACAGACGTGGCCTACTCAAATCCTTCCTGAGGGTGAGATGCAGATGAATGGGTAGGAGAGTGACTTCCCGTCTCCGTATTTGGGGATCATTTACTAGAAGGAGAAAGGCATCCTTCCAGGCTCAGGGGTGGGGTGTGTGAAGGTTGGTGAGGAAGAAGCAGGCAGCTGAAGCACAGTAGATGGTGGTCAGATAGTCAGATACATCTTGTTCACTGGGAATTGTGTGCCACTATCTCTGGAGTGAGCAAGTGGGGATGAAGAGGTGTCTGGATATGAGCCTGGGTGTAGCATTTCACATCTTTTGCCACCTTCTGTCAAGTTCCTGGGTGCGTGCCCCCCggatgagagagaaaagggggcagTGTCATTAGTCAAATAGGTTTCTCCTCtgttaacaaaagaaaaggaaagactgGTTCATATCAGCACCAGGAcaatgggaggaggaagggagcaggaggccaGGTACAGAGGGCTTATCAATAATGCAGATTAATGTGCTATCCATAACAGCGGATGCTATGGAGGATTTACTGGGCTCTGCATCACTGTTTCCCAGGCATGACTTTGTGTCTTGTCACCTATTTAGTTATTAGTAATGTAATCTACCCCATGAACTCACCTCTCAATGGGAGAACAGGAGCACTGACAGTAActtccagctgcctcctgtcttACAGTCCAGACTCCTGCTGCacccccctgctcccagcccccctAGCACGGTGATCACAAGCTTGGGCTTGTCACTACCTTTGCTTTTAACAGAGAGTTTTATCACATATGTGGAAGCCCCAAGTATGTGTGATTTGGTTCTCATTGTCTTCAATGTACCACAGGGTACCATGCTTTCCTATAAATTCCtggactcagtttcttcattcagAATTAAGTGGCTGGGATTTGCCTATATTGTTGTGGGAACTCACCAGGTCTCACTTACAACAATCCTGTGGGCTAGGTGAGGCGCTAACCCCATCTTAGAGATAAGGACAGTGAGGCTTAGCTTGGGGAAGGCAGTGTCCACAGCCACACGGCTGGGACTTCACAGAGGGGAAGCTTGGGTCCAGCAGGTAGGGCTCTCCTCTCCAGTGCCCTCAGAGACTGAAGCTGCCTAACAGTTTGGGAATCACTAAATTTTTTTGAGAATCTCATTAAACCTTTATGCTCCCTCCCAATATCCACACACATCATTGCAAAAATTTGAGAGTTTCAGATCCCCAAAGCTCTTCTAGGGGTTCATGATccttggagaaagagagagagagagagagagagagagagagagagagagaatagtggGTGCCATGATGGGACGGGGTGGTGAAGGTGGCACTGCTCCTCCTCCATTCCCCTACATGTGCCCAAATCCTTCTGGACTCAGGCTTGAGCTCGTGTTCCAGATTCAACTGTTACTcattgagtctcagtttcctcttctgtaaaatgctAGTGACAATAAAAATGTGTCCCTCTTAAAACTGTGAGGATGAGATGGGGTATTGCATAGAGTCTGGTGTATAGTAAATGCTCgttaaatggcagttcctttgatccactcattcatttattcactcattaaaTACTAGATTACTGGGCACCTTCTGTTTGCTGGGGAATATTCTAGGTGTCGCATTGGACAGAGCATACAagtaaggaaataaacaaatgaggtaGACAAGAGTTATGATTGAAACTACTTTAGATTGAGTTGTGAGGAAAAGGCTCAATCCTGCTTGGTTTCTGGGCAGAGACACAGCAAGATGCAGGAAGAAGGCATCAGAGAGAGGCAGGTGCAAGAACCCTGAAAAATGAGCAAGTTCAGAATCTTGAGGGACAACTTGGGGGGTGGGATCTGAGTGAGCAAAGGGACCACTGGGGGGAGATGCAGAGGGGTGATGAGGCCACTTCATGCAGCGCTATGTGGACCATGGTGGAGACTTCAGCTTTTATTCTCAGTGAGGTGGGAGCACTGGAGGATTTGGAACAGGTCAGTggcattaattttcattttaataggaTTACTCTGACATCAGGGTAGGAGAGATAGATGATGAAATAATTGTAGATGGGAAAAGAGTGGGAGTAGAGAGACCAGTGAGGAGGTTTTGCAGAGATCAGTGTGAgatttttcataaaaatcacaAAAACTTAAACTTTTATGATTgtaagtcaattttaaaaaaatatatatttttattgatttcagagaggaagggagaggggaagagagatagaaacatcaatgatgagagagtcattgattggctgcctcctacatgctccctactggagatcaagctcacaacttgggcatgtacccttgaccagaatcgagcctgggactcttcagtccacaagccgacgctctgtccactgagccaaaccgctagggCTGTAAGTCAACTTTTTACTGTTTAACATTATCCTAAGAAGTGCACAAATTATAAGTGCTCAGTCAGTGAATTTTCTACAATATATGTGCAGATCAGTAACAACATGGCCCATCCCCAGATACCCCACTCGCATCTCCGTCCAGTCACTACCTTCCCACTATCCTGAGACCATAGGTTCATGTTATCTGTTTTTCAACTTCATGTAAATAGAATTATCATGTATGGACTCTTTTGTGTCTAATTTTTCTCAGCATTATGCCTGTGTGCTTTATTCACGTTGTTGGGTATTGCAGTAACATGTTCTTTTCACTGCTGTTTAGCATTCCATGGTATGGACACATATTGATGGTGATGAGCCTCGTATTAATAAGGTTTCAGTCTCCTTGTCCTGTGTTTTGGTGAACACAAGCTCACATTTTTGGGACATGTGCCTGAAATTAAGTTGATGAGTCACTGAGTAGACACGTGAACTTTTAGCTTCAGTAAATACCACTGAGCagtttccaaagtggctgtactaaTGTTACGATTTTTTCAGATCTCGTGATCGCCACCAGAAGGccatccctttctcttcctgtctATCACAGGGCTGGCTGTTCAGGGTATTTCTCTGGGGAAATTGTCAGGATGCAGACAGCAGGTTGAAGTGGGTCACAAAAGGATGACCCTTTATTTGTGATGCCAGGGAAATCTGGCCAGACTTAAGGATATGGGCAGGGGTGATAATAGAGATATTTAACCACCCATACTACTCGGGGCACCAATCAATCACGCAGTCCCTGGCTAGGTCATGGGTTACTCTTTTAGTTGCTGGATCCtgggaaggagaaaggcagaTTCAGATGGAGGGTTTTGGGGTGCCAGCTAATTACCAGTCTATATGTGTTGTAATGTTTTAACACTGTTGGTGTGGGTATACTTGGCAGCTCCGAGACAAATATGGGGATGTCTTCACGTTGTACCTGGGGCCAAGGCCTGTGGTCATACTATGTGGGACAGAGGCCATCCGGGAAGCCCTGGTGGACCAAGCGGAGGCCTTTTCTGGCCGGGGGAAAATCGCTGTTGTTGATCAAGTCTTTCAAGGATATGGTAAGGGCCTGAAAGGCACCAGGGGAAAGGGGGGGACAGGGAATGGAGGATGGGGATTGCAGAAGGTGAATCTGGTAAGGCATAATAGGGGTGAAGAGGGACCCAGAATCTCCTTCCAACTTCCTCTGCAGCCCATGCCTGCCTCCACAGGTGTGGTATTTGCCAACGGGGAACGCTGGAAGGCTCTTCGGCGATTTTCTCTGGCCACCATGAGGGACTTCGGGATGGGCAAGCGGAGTGTGGAGGAGCGGATTCAGGAGGAGGCGCAGTGTCTGGTGGAGGAGCTTCAGAAATCCCAGGGTGAGCCTGGTGGATGGTAAGAAAAGACAGACGGTGTAATTGAGAGGATCAGGGTACACGGCAACAGAAAGACAGGGGTGTATGtgggcagagaaagagaagtagagATAAAGAAAGCAGAGCCAAATAGACCGTCAGTcagagggacagggacacaggAAGGTACACGGAGACCGATGGACATGAGTAGGAGAGGGACACAGGGAACCAGAAGAGAGGTGGGATGTATACtaactcaaacacacacacacacacacacacacacacacacacacacacacacacacaatttttgttgatttaagagaggaagggagagggggagagagagagagagagagagagagagagagagagagagagagagagagagagagaatcattgattggctgccatctgcatgccctctatggggattgagcctaaaacctggtcatgtgccctgatctggaattgaaccatgacctcctagttcataggtcggcactcaatcactgagccaaccagctggGCCATATACTTAGATATTAGCATGCTATTTACTTGTGCTCAAGGAAACTGATTCATGGATTAATTGTATCTGTCAAAGGAAAAACAGTACTTATATAAAGGAAtgcaaaaagacaaaaggaagaaCTTCAGACATTGGAAAACAATGGACTGTTTTCCGTTTCTTAAGTCAACTGCTGACAAACTGGCAGTGAGGGCAGTGGGGTTTTCTGCTCTGCAGCTGGATGGGCTATCAGAGAAGCACTTCTGGTTGCTTTTAGATTCTCCCTAAAACTGATGTTTTTAAGATATAAAGGTAACAGGGTCCTTTCTCAAGAGATTGCAAGATATAAACGTAGAGGtttggagggagaggcagaggcagagacacaggaacaataaagaaaaagagacagagggacTAAGAGAAAGACAGGAGGAAACAGACTGAGGCAAACAGAGAGGCAGAGAAGGTgaaagagacagagatggagGAACCAAGTCAAAGAGAGACATACAGAGACAGAGTGAGTGGAAGAGACCCCGTGAGGCAAAAGGAAAAggcagagaaagtgagagagacagacagccTCAGTAAAGGGTCTGCAGAGGAACAAGAGAAGATGGACAGGTGAGACCCACAGAGAAGATGGCACCAACCGGATGACCTGACGATCTGTTGCTTGGGAGTTCACAGCCCACTCTCCCTTCCACAGGGCTAGCCTAGCATATGCAGACATCAGTTAACAAGTATAGAACAATTTCCTGAAGACCAGAGACCCCTAGAGGTGAACAAAGGAAgtaaggggagagacagaaaggggcAGGGGGAACAGAGCTTTTATGccataatcaataaaaaaaaaatgtacatgcaATTGATTGAACACCTGCATCGCACTCCCACTGGCCCTGGGACTTAATTGTACCTGCTCCCCCAGTCAGAACTGGGGTCTGAGAGGGGACCAACCACACAGCCTCTGTAGCTGGGCTGCCTGGGTCTGAATCCTGGCCCTAGTGCTGAGTCGCTGGGTAATCCTGgtcaaattacttaacttctctgtttgcccatctatgaaatggagataataacataACTATACCTTCCTTACAGGGTtgaggtgagaattaaataaaatagcactGGCaggtgctcaatggttagagcatcgaccctcatactgaagggtctcaggttccatttctggtcaagggcacatacctcagttgcagggcatgtgtgggaggcaaccaatcaatatgtctttctcaccccccccccaccccgcctctcctccatcccctccactcCATATAAAAATgaagccaatggaaaaaatatcctcaggtgacaataaaaaaataataaaataaaataaaataatagactaGGGCCTGGCATATCATATGGACTAATGAGTGGTAGctgttattattcctattttctttATCATTACTGAGCAATGAAGGACAGTTACACAGAGATGGGGCAGCTGCCAAGTGCTCTCCAGACATTTGAGTCTGTGTCCCTGGACCTGCCACTTCCTCCTCCTAGGAGCCCTCCAGGACCCCACTTTGATCTTCCACTCCATCACTGCCAACATCATCTGCTCCATTGTCTTTGGAAGACGCTTTGCCTACAGAGACCCTGATTTTCTGAAGCTTCTGGACATGTTCTACCAGTCCTTCACACTCAtcagctccttctccagccaggtcagggagagggtgagggagggtggggaggaggtggacaTCCAGGAAAGGGAAAACGGGGGATCTGCTTTGGGGCCCCAGAAATGCAGCTTAAGGTTGGAAGATGTGCAGGACAACAGGGAGAGACAGGGCCACAGAcacctggagggagagagagatggtgaGATAAGGcctgagagacaaagagaaagaaagaggagtaaTGGAGGAGGCAGAAACAGAGAGTCAGAGAattagagggagagaaaagagaggaaaagagagaagaaagaggaaacaagACAAAAAAGAGCAAAGATAAAGAGATCCTGAGAGGCAGAGTTGACAAgaatgtcagagagagagagagagagagagagagagagagagagagagagagagagagagagaaacaggagaCAGAGATTCCCCTCTACCAGAGGCATTAGGGCCCAGGAGGGTTGTGTCTTCCTGTGACCCACTAGCTCAGCCTCAGGAAGACCTTACAGCCCCCTTGTCTCCCACAGGTGTTTGAGCTCTACTCTGACTTCTTGAAGTACTTTCCTGGCACACACAGGCAAATCTACAGAAACATGCAGGAAGTCAAAGACTTCATTGACCACAGTGTGGAGAAGCACAGGGAGACCCTGGACCCCAACGCCCCCCGGGACTTCATTGATACCTACCTGCTCCGCATGGACAAAGTGGGGTTTGAGAGAGGGGaatgaaaggggaggggaggggagggaggaaaagatggGGGGCagtgagaagaagggaggggaatgAGGATGATGGAAGAACAGAGGATGCAAAGGGGATATTAGGAAAAGGTAGGAGGGATGAAAGAAGGAGAAActagggaggaggcagagagagatggataaagagagggagggaagaagggagaggaagagaagagaagagagagagagagagagagagagagagagagagagagagagagagagagaaagagaaagagatcgGAGAAATACAGGGCAAGGGACAAACAATAGGGCAATAGCTGAAAAGACCCACAGAGGCAGAaagaggctgggagaggaagtGAGACAAGCACACCAAAGAGATGTTGAGATGGACTGAAACAGAGCCAGAgtgaagagagacagagataagGATATATGGGTGGACATGAAGAGgacaaagaaaagtaaaatggaCCAGATGGTGTGAGAGACCCAGAAataggtggggggcgggggacccTGATACATGCATGCAGCAAGGTTCCAGCCTCCCCTGATTCCAATGAACCCCACCTCTCTGGACCCAGGAGAAGTCCGACCCGAACAGCGAGTTCCACCACCAGAACCTCATCAACACCgtactctctctcttctttgcgGGCACGGAGACCACCAGCACCACTCTCCGTTATGGATTCCTGCTAATGCTCAAATATCCACACATCACAGGTAGGCAGAGTGGGGACAGCCAATCTGGGTAGTCCTCCGATCCCTTTTTGGCCGCAGAAGCGGGGTAGGGGTCCTGCCTAAATGAGAGAGGCAGCATTTCCCTCTGAAATTAGGAACACTGCAGGTTTTAATGAACTGCCAACTAAGCTAGCCCTGTTGGATGGATGGTTAAAGAATCTGTCAATCTGTTCTCCTGTTTTCACTGATcacttaaaaattcatttatccatccacccatccacccacccatccattcatctgtctGTGCTTTAATCCATTAATTGGTCTGTATACTTAGATTCCTTTATCTATGATTTGCCCAAGAACATACACTTTCATTCTTTATTTGGATTAATTGATTCACCTATGTGTTGAACCTTTGCAACAATGGTTAATTGAATGAACTATGTGTCATGATTCATaggctcactcattcattcatgcatgcatcCATCTGTTCTTCTATGAACTAGGTTTCATTTCTTAATCCTTCCATCAGTCTTTCAATTCATCTTTAACTCTTCTATCCCTTCATTTATTAATTACACAATCAATTCACTGATtcatctttcatttattcatctgtCATCAAACCATCATCCATTTTTCtactaatttattcattcacttattcctCCATAAATCTAGCCATCCATTTATTCAGGTAATTTATTGGTTGattaggtttatttatttatttgtctattgGTAATTATTCATCTATTGATTGATAAGTAAATACATGCAACCATTACAACCATTAAATAATGTTCTTCCATCCATCAGTCTTTTtatttatgaactagaggcccactgcacaaaatttgtgcgggggggagggtccctcagcccagcctgtgccctcttgcagtccaggagaccctgagggatgtccgactgccaaggaggcaggagaggctcccaccgctgctgcactcgccagccatgagcccagcttctggctgaggagCACTCCCcttatgggagcacactgaccaccagagaaaactcctgcattgagcatctgccccctagtggtcattgtgcatcatagcgaccagtcattctgccatttggtcaatttgtatattagccttttattatataggattggttgattgatatattcatttatttacccaATTATTCATGGGTTAATCTATTGATCTATTTCACTGTCATATTCCTGAGGACCTAGCACAATATGTGCCTCATTTACAATAcacacaataaatattagttcATTTCCCATTCATCTTAGAGAAGAAATTTTGACAGGTGCAGAGCCTCAAGTTCTCAATCTGATATGTGATGTGtgagtgtgcacacacatgtgtatgtgtgtttcccTGTGCATGTAGGGGAAAGAATCTATAACATTCATTAGATTTCAAAAAGTGAGAATTCTTCTAGCGTCCCCtttgctcccccaccccaagcgATTGTTTTGAGAAGTGTCAATGATTTAACACTTTactgtaagttttaaaaaattattattattattttattgatatcagagaggaagggagagggagagatagaaacatcaagatgagaaggaatcattgattggctgcctcctgcactatacaccccctactagggatcgagccctcaacccaggcatgtgcccttgacaggaattaaactagggacccttcagtccacaggccaacgctctatccacagagccaaatcagctaggaccTATAAGTTTTTCCTGACTCATTGGCCCATAGAAAGCAGTGTCCCTACTGAAAtgcccattattattattattattattattattattattattattatatacacttttattgatttcagagaggaagggagagggagagagagacagaaacatcaatgatgagagagaatcattgatcggctgtctcctgcacacccctcactggggatcgtgcctgcaACCCGGCATATGCTctaactaggaattgaaccataaccccctggttcataggtcaactctcaaccactgagctatgccggccagGCTGAAATGCTCCTTTAAACAAGGTTCACTCTTCTATGCAGAGAAAGTCCACAAGGAGATTGATCAGGTGATTGGCTCACATCGCCCTCCAGCCCTTGATGACCGGGCCAAAATGCCATACACTGAAGCAGTCATCCACGAGATTCAGAGATTTGGAGACCTGATTCCTATGGGTGTGCCCCACGTGGTCATCAAAGACACTAAATTCCGAGGGTACATCATCCCAAAGGTGAGGCCAGCCAGGCAACCACATGTCTCCTGTGTGGGATCCTGGGTTCTCTGAATCTCCAAACTTGACCTCTTGTTTTATCACTAGGGCTTCTTGTTTCATGTTGTGTTTTCAGGGTGGGGTGGTGAAGGGAATGACAATATTTTGTATCTTGTGATCATTCCTCAGGACACTGAAGTATATCCCATCCTGAACTCTGCTCTCTTTGACTCACGTTACTTTGACACACCAGACACCTTCAACCCTAACCACTTTCTGGATGCCAATGGGGCAGTGAAGAAGAATGAAGCTTTTATACCCTTCTCCCTAGGTAAGCTGGATCTGCACTCACTTCCCAGACACCAGAGTGCAGGTGTCTTCACCTCCTTGAGACATCAAGGAGAGGCTTTTGTTTATTGAGCAGTTAGTACATGCCAGCTGCTTTACCTTCATTATCCCATCCCATATGCACTACAACCCTAGAAGAGGTTCAAAAGGTGAGGTCACAGCCCAGTGGCACGCCTTGGTATGCTGGACCTTGGGAAAGTATGTTAACCTCTCTATATCTCGGTATAAGATATCTGTTGAGCAGTGTACTCTGAGCCCAGTGCTTTACTGGGGGCTGAAGATAATGCATCAGACAAGTCACGTAGACAGAGAAACATTATCTGTCAGGAtgtgaagacagaaaacaaaacaaaacagctagCTGCCATGGGCAGAAAGAAATacaaacttaaccaaagaggagTTAGAGACAAATGTCTACTGAAGGGTCCAAAGGACAGCCCAAGGATGGAAgggcagagtgggagggagataACAGGCTCTTCTAGAATGAGGTGGGTCATGGAGCCAGTTACAGGAGAGGAACCATGCCAGAGCCCTGCCCTGAAGATTTTTTGCTCATGTGTCCTAACTTCTAGGTGTGCCAAAAAATGTGAACCCTTCCCCAGATACCTCCACACAGGCACAATGTCCAACAACTTGAAAGGTTTAGGAAATGTCCAACAACTTGAAAGGTTTAGGAAATGCCTAGAAACCCATCCTTGAAATGGCCTTTTTAAGGTGGTCAGCTTGCAGATTAGGAACCAATGAATTAATGGAGGAGACTCTTGGTGTCTGCCTGACCTTTCTGGATACCTTTGCCCTCATTTCTCTCCAAGCCAGTGGTTTATAacctattgggggggggggggcgggtgtacACTTCTG
This is a stretch of genomic DNA from Myotis daubentonii chromosome 15, mMyoDau2.1, whole genome shotgun sequence. It encodes these proteins:
- the LOC132216860 gene encoding cytochrome P450 2B4-like; the protein is MELSVLLLLALITGLLILLAKGHPKAHGHLPPGPRPLPFFGNLLQMDRRGLLKSFLRLRDKYGDVFTLYLGPRPVVILCGTEAIREALVDQAEAFSGRGKIAVVDQVFQGYGVVFANGERWKALRRFSLATMRDFGMGKRSVEERIQEEAQCLVEELQKSQGALQDPTLIFHSITANIICSIVFGRRFAYRDPDFLKLLDMFYQSFTLISSFSSQVFELYSDFLKYFPGTHRQIYRNMQEVKDFIDHSVEKHRETLDPNAPRDFIDTYLLRMDKEKSDPNSEFHHQNLINTVLSLFFAGTETTSTTLRYGFLLMLKYPHITEKVHKEIDQVIGSHRPPALDDRAKMPYTEAVIHEIQRFGDLIPMGVPHVVIKDTKFRGYIIPKDTEVYPILNSALFDSRYFDTPDTFNPNHFLDANGAVKKNEAFIPFSLGKRICLGEGIARAELFLFFTTILQNFSVASPVAPEDIDLTPRECGVGKLPPVYQIRFLSR